The following proteins are encoded in a genomic region of Natrinema sp. DC36:
- a CDS encoding ABC transporter ATP-binding protein gives MAGLELDDVTKVYGDENAGVVAVEDVSVEVPDGDFLVLVGPSGCGKSTTLRMIAGLETVTDGEVRLGDRTINEVSAQDRDIAMVFQSYALYPHKTVRENMAFGLEESTELSDAEIDETVEETAALMGIDELLDRKPGELSGGQQQRVALGRAIVRDPDVFLMDEPLSNLDAKLRAEMRTELQHLQEQLGVTTVYVTHDQTEAMTMGDRIAVLDQGELQQVGTPLECYHEPNNLFVAGFIGEPSMNFFDGRLDGARIVTDTFDYPLEPAMSDDLEDGSELVLGVRPEDVRIDEVAADERRFEATVDVVEPMGNENLVHLRFDDGTEFTATTEGIPTVGDGDRVDVAFPTEAIHLFDAESGTAVKNRQLSFTGPTNEVRP, from the coding sequence ATGGCGGGCTTAGAACTCGACGACGTGACCAAGGTGTACGGGGACGAAAACGCAGGCGTCGTTGCGGTCGAAGACGTCTCGGTCGAGGTTCCCGACGGCGACTTCCTCGTCCTGGTCGGCCCCTCGGGCTGTGGCAAATCGACGACGCTGCGCATGATCGCCGGCCTCGAGACGGTCACGGACGGCGAGGTCAGGCTCGGCGACCGGACGATCAACGAGGTCTCGGCACAGGACCGCGACATCGCGATGGTCTTCCAGTCGTACGCGCTGTACCCCCACAAGACCGTCCGCGAGAACATGGCCTTCGGGCTCGAGGAATCGACCGAGCTCTCCGACGCGGAGATCGACGAGACGGTCGAGGAGACGGCGGCGCTGATGGGAATCGACGAGCTGCTGGATCGCAAGCCGGGCGAGCTCTCGGGCGGCCAGCAACAGCGGGTCGCGCTGGGACGGGCGATCGTCCGCGACCCCGACGTGTTCCTGATGGACGAACCGCTCTCCAACCTCGACGCGAAGCTGCGCGCGGAGATGCGGACGGAGCTCCAGCACCTTCAGGAACAGCTCGGCGTGACGACGGTCTACGTCACGCACGACCAGACCGAGGCGATGACGATGGGCGATCGGATTGCAGTATTGGATCAGGGAGAGCTGCAGCAGGTCGGCACGCCGCTGGAGTGTTACCACGAGCCGAACAATCTCTTCGTCGCCGGCTTCATCGGCGAACCGTCGATGAACTTCTTCGACGGTCGCCTCGACGGAGCGCGGATCGTGACCGACACGTTCGACTATCCGCTCGAGCCGGCGATGAGCGACGACCTCGAGGACGGGAGCGAACTCGTCCTCGGGGTCCGACCGGAAGACGTTCGGATCGACGAGGTGGCCGCGGACGAACGGCGATTCGAGGCCACGGTGGACGTCGTCGAACCGATGGGCAACGAGAATCTCGTGCATCTCCGGTTCGACGACGGGACCGAGTTCACGGCGACGACCGAGGGGATCCCGACCGTCGGCGACGGTGACCGCGTCGACGTCGCATTCCCGACGGAGGCGATCCACCTCTTCGACGCCGAGTCGGGGACGGCGGTGAAGAACCGACAGTTATCCTTCACGGGGCCGACCAACGAAGTACGGCCGTAA